Part of the Sphingomonas sp. Leaf357 genome, GCGAAAGTGAACACGCTGCGGCCGGAATCGATCTGTTTGCGACTGTTGTCGACCACGCCGGATCGCATGAGATCGGCAAGCCCCGGGGTGAGCAATTCAGTGTGGATCCCGAGGTGACGATGCGACCCGAGCGCGGCGCATACCGCCTGCGGGACCGCACCGATGCCCATCTGGAGGCAATCGCCGTCCTCGATGAGCCCGGCGATGATCGCGGCGATTTTCAGGTCCGCCGCTTTCGGAACAGCGGAGGGCAGTTCCAGCAACGGCACGTCGTGTTCGACGACCGCCGCGACGTCGCCGACATGGATCCGGCAATCGCCGGATACCCGCGGCATGTGCCGGTTGACCTCCAGGATGACCCGCGCGCCGCTGCGCGCCACGGACATTGCATAATCGGTGTTCGTGCCGAGGCTGAAATGCCCCGTCTCGTCCATCGGTGCGACCGTTGTGAGCAGGACGTCGACACGCACCTGCTCGCACAGGACACGGGGGACCTGATGGAACGGCGTAGGCAGCAATTCGACACACGGCCGGTCGCCGCCATGAGCGTCGAGCGTCCGCTCCACCGCACTGTGAAACAGGCTGACCGGGCGGATGCGGTCGCATAGACCGGGTTGCAGCACGGTGTCGCCGGCGATGCGGGTCGACAGAAGATAATAGAGCGACAGCCGGTCGATCTCCCCGCGCGCCGCGCGATCGGCGAGCGCTCCCAGCAATGCGGGGGGCTGCGACACGCCGAGCCCCATCGCGATCCTGGATCCGTCTGGGATCAGGGCGACCGCCTCGTCCGCCGAGGTACGAATGGCCGCAAGACGACCCGAAAAAGAGCTTTTCGACACGGATCCTCCTGTTGTCGCTGGCCACCGCGCTTACACGATCGCGTTCAATGGCCTATCCCAGGCCCGGGGCACAGCCCGCGTAATCCCGAGGCCCCTTCTCTTTTGGCGGCGCGGCGCGGTCCCCTGGGCCATAGCTGATCTCGTGCCACCCCTCATCGTGCCCCGAGCCGTTGCTTCAGGAAGTTCGCGATCAGCGCATTGGCCTGATCGGTCTCCGGTATCGCCATATATGCCCAGAAGGCGTGCGGCAGACCGTCGAACACGACGAGCCGCGCGTCCACGCCGCGCTCGACCAGAGCACGGCCGAAGATCGCGGTGCCGCTCAGCAATATGTCGCGCGTACTGCTGATGAGTAATGTCGGCGGGAAGCGCGACACGTCGCCATATTGCGGCGACAGGATCGGGTCCTTCGGGTCGGCGGTGCCGATATAGGGCGCGATCTCCGCCGCGAGCGTCGTCTTGCCCGTCGGGAGCGGCATCCAGGATTCCGAATCGCCGGCCTTGCTCATGTCGGCGCTGCCCGAGAAGAAACCGAGCGCGGCGGGCAGCGGCCGGCCGAGACCGATCAGCTTGGCGATCAGCTGCCCGCCAAGGACCGCGCCCGCAGACGTGCCGTAGACCGCGATCCGGCTCGCCTTGCGATCCTTTTCGAGCGCCGCGTAGACCGCGAGAGCATCGTCGAGCGCGGCCGGATAGGGGTGCTCGGGTGCCAAACGGTAGAGCACCGCGACGACCGGTAGTCCGGTCAGCGCAGCGATCGGGATCGTCTCGGTCAGCGACCCCGAATCGAGCTGAAAACCGCCTCCATGGAGGTTGAGCAGCACGGGCCCCTTGCCGAGCGCGGTCACTCCCTTGGGATAGATGATACGGACGGGCACGCCGGCCATCGTCGCCGTTTCGACGCGAACGCCATACCGCTTGAGCAACGGCGTCCCCATCGCGTCCTGCATCGCGCCGATCGCCTGCCGCTGCAGCGCAACCGGCGGCGTCGGATTGGGGACCGGGGACGCGGCCATCGCCTTGGCCATTGCCCGACCCTCGGGGCTGAGCGTTTCGGGCAGCGGCCAGGTCATGATGTTGCGGGCAGGTTCGGTCTGGGCGAGCGCAGCGGTGCCGGATGCGCAGGCGAGCAGGCCCAAGAGGCGGGCGATCGTGGTTCTTGTCACAAGGCAGCTCCGACAGAGAGGGGATGAGGATCGAGATCGTGCGTGCGGCTCGGCCAGGCGAGCGGGATGGCGAGGACCGCGAGCACGGCCATCACGAGATAGGCGGACGCCGTCCCGTAGGACCACAGCAATCCCGAGCCGGCGGTGGATGCGGCGAGCACGACGCCGAACAGCACCGCGTTCAGCCCCTGCGCTGCGGCGCTGGTCTGCACCGGTACGCGCGCCGCGATGACCAGCATGATGCCGAGGATCGCGCCGGTCGCGGTGACCCCCTGCAGCAATTGCGTGGCGAAAAGGGCGGTGAGACCCGGCCCGGTCGCCATGACGACCCAGCGCAGGGCGGCGGCGGCGGCGGCGATGCACAGCAGCAAATTGGGGTCGCGTCGTCCGAGCAGCTTCGCGCCGAACCAGAAGGCGACGATCTCGGCGCTGACCGCCACCGCCTGCAACACACCGATATTGGCGGTCGATATGCCCTGCGCCGCCCACTGGATCGCACCGAAGCTCGTCAATACGCCGTGGCTGCCCATGATCAGCGACGCGGCGATCATCGCACGCATCAGCTTCGCATCCGCGACCACGTCGCGCCAGGAACCGCGCGCACCTTCGTCGGCGCGCGACAACGTGCGATCGGGCGGCAGCAGCGGCGCCACGCCGGCGGGGAGCAGCAGCAGCAGCGCGCACACCAACGGCAGCGCCTCGATCCCGATCAGGCCGAACGCCCAGCCACCGCCGATGTTCGACACGACGACCGCGATCGAGCCCCATACCCGCATCCGGCCGAAATCGAGTTGCCGCGCCCGCACGGCCATCACCGCATAGGCGTCGGTCAACACCGGCAACTGGTCCCACATGATCGAGAAGATCAGGATGATCGCGATCCGCCCGGCATGGCCCGGCTGCCCGAGCAGCAGCGCGACCAACGCCGCTGACAGCAACGCCGTGACGGTGATCGCGTCGCGAACCCGACCATTCTTGCCCGCCCATGCCGAAAATGGCGCGACGGTAAGCAGTCGCAGGATCAACGGGATCGCCATCAGCACGCCGATCTCGCTCGGTGCCGCGCCCATCTTGGTCAACCATAACGGCATGAAGGCGAAGAAGCCGTA contains:
- a CDS encoding acetyl-CoA hydrolase/transferase family protein, yielding MSKSSFSGRLAAIRTSADEAVALIPDGSRIAMGLGVSQPPALLGALADRAARGEIDRLSLYYLLSTRIAGDTVLQPGLCDRIRPVSLFHSAVERTLDAHGGDRPCVELLPTPFHQVPRVLCEQVRVDVLLTTVAPMDETGHFSLGTNTDYAMSVARSGARVILEVNRHMPRVSGDCRIHVGDVAAVVEHDVPLLELPSAVPKAADLKIAAIIAGLIEDGDCLQMGIGAVPQAVCAALGSHRHLGIHTELLTPGLADLMRSGVVDNSRKQIDSGRSVFTFAMGDRRLYDFMDNHPLIEARPVDYVNDPAVIARNDRMVSVNATLQIDLDGACNSESIGGSQYSAAGGQLDFVRGAYASRGGRSIIACHATAANGTVSRIVPVLDGPVTTPRNDTHIVVTEHGWIDLKGKTLVERARGLIALAAPQHREALERAMHARHRVI
- a CDS encoding alpha/beta hydrolase fold domain-containing protein encodes the protein MTRTTIARLLGLLACASGTAALAQTEPARNIMTWPLPETLSPEGRAMAKAMAASPVPNPTPPVALQRQAIGAMQDAMGTPLLKRYGVRVETATMAGVPVRIIYPKGVTALGKGPVLLNLHGGGFQLDSGSLTETIPIAALTGLPVVAVLYRLAPEHPYPAALDDALAVYAALEKDRKASRIAVYGTSAGAVLGGQLIAKLIGLGRPLPAALGFFSGSADMSKAGDSESWMPLPTGKTTLAAEIAPYIGTADPKDPILSPQYGDVSRFPPTLLISSTRDILLSGTAIFGRALVERGVDARLVVFDGLPHAFWAYMAIPETDQANALIANFLKQRLGAR
- a CDS encoding MFS transporter; the encoded protein is MTEILPPTGLSEVGTDPAARRLTLGVSGLYLALYFHYGFFAFMPLWLTKMGAAPSEIGVLMAIPLILRLLTVAPFSAWAGKNGRVRDAITVTALLSAALVALLLGQPGHAGRIAIILIFSIMWDQLPVLTDAYAVMAVRARQLDFGRMRVWGSIAVVVSNIGGGWAFGLIGIEALPLVCALLLLLPAGVAPLLPPDRTLSRADEGARGSWRDVVADAKLMRAMIAASLIMGSHGVLTSFGAIQWAAQGISTANIGVLQAVAVSAEIVAFWFGAKLLGRRDPNLLLCIAAAAAALRWVVMATGPGLTALFATQLLQGVTATGAILGIMLVIAARVPVQTSAAAQGLNAVLFGVVLAASTAGSGLLWSYGTASAYLVMAVLAVLAIPLAWPSRTHDLDPHPLSVGAAL